A segment of the Bacillus sp. es.034 genome:
GGCATGCTGTTCCTGAAGGGAAAAAAGCAACGAGCGACATAGAAGAACCTCAAAATATAGAGGGAACCGATGGGGAAACGACAGAAGTGTTTAAATCGGCCACTCGTAAGGAGGAAGATTCTAAAAAAAGTCCTAAACAAAATTCATTACAAAAGAAAATGGAATCTGCGTGGAAAATAATTGAAATTGATGAAGAGTTAAATGAACTTGTTACTCTTTCTTATTCGTTAGGGGATAGCGAAGAGGAATTTAATGCATCAACGGAAGAAATAAAAGTTAATTCTAAAATGATATATCCTGAAGGGCCAGCTAATGATGGCAGTATTTTAGCTAAGTTGAATGGTTACACATTACTAGATGAAGCAGGGAATGAATATCAACCAGTCGAAACTATAGTAACTCAGAAAAAGGAATGGAATGGTGTCTACTTAAAGCCTGGGGGAGAGATTAACTTTACATTGGTATTTAATATTCCTAAGAATAATGAAAAAATGGTCCTCCAAGGAGTTCACTCATTCTTGCCTGGGAATTTATTGGTGGAAATTAAAAAATAGCAACTTTCATTTCTCTACGAAAGTTGTGGTTGCTAAACAAGTAGCATTTCTTTGTTCAATGGTCTGGATTTTGAAATAAACCACAAAATTTGTTTCATTCGATATATCTTCTTTTATTGGGCTTTTAATTCTTATTATTAGTTAGATATATCATTAAATAATCGTGATGTACCACTACAAATAATTATTTGATAAAAGGGGGCAAAAACTAAAGGTGATCCGGCTATTGCCCTTCTTCAATTATAGGGCAGGATAATTGACTAACTTATGTCTTTACCAAATGAATCTCTTTGAAAAAAACTTGGGGGATTAAAATGATAAAAAATTTAAGACCATTAAATATTATATTCGGCTATATAGTTGCTTTTATTGCTTTTGCGAAAGCATATAATAGTTGGATAGAGGGAAGAGAGTTGTCTTATTATATCTATATAATTGGAGGGTGTTTACTCCTAATCTCATACACCACTTCTTTAATAATCATTATCAGGAATAAAAGGAAAAATAAGAATTTAAATCCTTCCTCTAATAATTAACCAATTTCGTATTCCATTAACGGTGGCAATAACAGAAGAGCAGCCAACTGATCCCAGGCAATTAACTTCTTCCATTAGTGGGCAGGTTAAAGAAAGATGAAGTAATACATAATAAAGAAAATGTAGTATTTAAATAGAAGTGAGGAGAACTAGATGTCTCAAGATGGAATTGTCTTAGTAGCGAGTGTATCAATCTTAAATCATGGTAAAGTCTTGATGATAAAAGAAAACAAGCCCAATGCCGTACATAAGTGGAACTTTCCGAGTGGGCATATAGAGTATGGTGAGGATATTGTTTATTCAGCTAAAAGGGAAGTGAAAGAGGAAACGGGCTTGGATGTAAAGCTGATAGGCACGACGGGAGTATATAATTTCATCAGTAATACGAACAATCAAGTCATTTTATTTCATTTTATTGGTGAGATTACTGAAGGTACATTACATCTTGAAGAAGATGAAATTACTGACAGCAGATGGATAAAAACGAATGATCTTTTAGCATTAGAAAAAAAGGATTTACGAGAACCGCATGTATTAAAACAAATCATTCATAACATAGTAGAAGAAAACATCTATTCAATTAGCGTGATGAATGAGCAACTTTTTAAGAGCTAACACAAATGAGTGATTGCCTCTTTAATATTTTATAAGGAGATGTTTCTTTGTTTCTATTCGCATCAGCACAATCAGCAACAACCGTAAATACCGGCGATATTATTTTTCAGTTGGTGTCTTTAGTATTTCTTTTGGCCGTTCCAGTGGGCATCATTATATTTGTAGTTATTCTTAGGAGAAGAAATAGCAGGCTAAAACGGGTCGAAGAAAAGTTAGATAAGCTTTTAGCAGATAAGGATAATAGTAAAGTATAACTTTTGATAGTTTTATCAATGGTTTATCTCCCTTTTTTCATATTTCTTTTTGAAAATTCTATTATTTGATATGATGAACTTTGTAAGAAGAAAATTCAGAGTATACAAAGGGAGTGCTTAGACATATGGAATACATCACACTTAATAATGGTCTGAAAATGCCAATTGTAGGTACAGGTACAAATACGTATGGGAAAGAAAATCATGAGTATAACGCGGCGTTAACAAATGAAATTCCTGAACTTTTATCAGCACTTGAGTTGGGGTATCGTTCAATCGATGCCGCCATCGTTTATCGAAATGAAGAACTTGTCGGAAGAGTTCTAGCAGAAAGCACAGTGCCTCGGGAAGAGTTATTTATTACGACAAAAGTTCCAGGCGATGAAGAATATATTTCTTCAAAGGAAGCTACTCGGGCAGCCATCGATAACAGTCTAAAAAACTTTCAAACAGACTATCTAGATCTGCTTCTTATTCACTTTCCTATCGAAGACAAAGGACAACTTCAAAACACTTGGGAAGTCTTTGAAGAATACTACGAAGCCGGCAAACTAAAAGCAATCGGCGTTTCAAACTTTGGAAAAGAGCATCTAGAAGAATTGAATTCATTCGCTAAAGTGAAGCCAGCAGTTAATCAAATACAAATTAACCTAAAAGAACCTAACAAAGATCTCCTTGCTGTATTAAAAGAAGAGGGCATTGCACCGGTTGCATGGGGACCTATGAAAGCCGAAGCCCATCAAAAAGAGGTTTTGGATGAAATCGGTGAATCCTATAAAAAATCTGGCGCACAAGTCTTATTAAAATACCAAATCCAACGTGGTGTGATCGTAATTCCTAAATCTCATAACCGCGAAAATCAAGCATCTAATCTAGATCTTTTCGATTTCGAATTGTCTGCAGAAGATATGAAAAGAATTGAAAACTTATAATTCGTTTGTTCTTGATCCTAGTGATATTGATAGTATCGCTAGGATTTTGGTTTATTGAAGCAATGAGATTGGCGTAGTCCAGCTTTTTAGAGAATGGGTATTGCATAAGTGCAGAATAATTGAAATAATTGGGATTAGTATATATTTAACAAAATAAGGTAACTCAAAAGGTGTTTCCAAGTAGACTGGTTACACCTTTTTTTTGCATACATAAAATTTTTTGATGAAATGAAGCAACTTTTTGCATCCTCACACGTCTCACTTAGGAAGCTGATCATTAGAAAGGAATATTCATGAAAAAATACTTTAGGAAAGACACGTTCAGTTTAATTGAAAAAGAATATACCATGAACTATTCCTACTTGAAGAATTTTTTGGTGAAGCTGACTAATGACCAGAATCTAGCTGAAGATGTAGTTCAGGAGGTTTTTTCAAGGTTGTTAAAAGAACCTGAAAAAATCTTGGAAGTTCAATATATAAAGAGTTGGCTAGTTTCAGTGTCTAAAAACATTTTGATTGATCACTATAGGAAAAAGAAACCCCATTTGTTAGATGAAGTGGATCTAATGGAAAATCTCCTTGAGGATCATCTAACTCCTGAAAAGATTACCATGAGAAAAGAAATTTTCGATAACGTTCTTTCTAATATCAGTAAAGAAGAAAAGACGATTTTTTTGGCAAAGGAGTACTATGGATATAAGTATGAAGAAATCTCTTCGCTCATGGGTTTACCTATTTCTACAATCAAATCCAGATTATTCAGGGTAAGGAAGAAAATACTCTCAACTTTAGAGAGAGGTGAAAGTATTGAATGAACATCAAAAAATTCATATCCTTTGTAATGAGCTCATGCCTCTATATAGTGAATTGGATCAGCCAACTCAAGAAATTATTAATGAACATGCTGAACACTGTAAAGTATGTAATGAATCCATTCATAGGTTTACGTTAACTTTTTCTGCAGAAGTACCACCAGAAATCAAGGACCATTCGGTATCTATAAAGCCATTCAAAAGTCTTATTCTATTTAAAACCTTACTTACTGTTTTCTTTATTTTAATTAGAGGAGTAGTACTTGGCCTCTTAACAGCTAATTGGATAAACCATTACAGTAATGAGCAACCGGCACTTCTTATATCTAGCCTGCTGCTTTATTATTTCCCTTTAGTCACCTTAATCAATTCAATTAACTTTGTGTTTTTTAGGAATAAATGGTTCTGGATAATGTTGATTATCGACATTTTGATTTTATGTTTCTTTGACAATATGATTATGTAACGAAAAATGGAGGGTGATTTAATTATGAAAGGTTTAGCTATTACCGGAGGGTTGCTGGGTATAATCCTACCCCTATTTGCTCAATTATTTGCAATGATTGATGATTCATATACATTTGGAAATATTGGATTTTTAGGTGTGATCAGTGGAATAGTGGCTTTAATTGGTGCATTCCAGATAAATAAGAAAAGCAAGCTGGCAGTATCCCTACTTATCATCTCTTCCCTTGTAGGATATTACTCAGTAGCAA
Coding sequences within it:
- a CDS encoding aldo/keto reductase gives rise to the protein MEYITLNNGLKMPIVGTGTNTYGKENHEYNAALTNEIPELLSALELGYRSIDAAIVYRNEELVGRVLAESTVPREELFITTKVPGDEEYISSKEATRAAIDNSLKNFQTDYLDLLLIHFPIEDKGQLQNTWEVFEEYYEAGKLKAIGVSNFGKEHLEELNSFAKVKPAVNQIQINLKEPNKDLLAVLKEEGIAPVAWGPMKAEAHQKEVLDEIGESYKKSGAQVLLKYQIQRGVIVIPKSHNRENQASNLDLFDFELSAEDMKRIENL
- a CDS encoding RNA polymerase sigma factor → MKKYFRKDTFSLIEKEYTMNYSYLKNFLVKLTNDQNLAEDVVQEVFSRLLKEPEKILEVQYIKSWLVSVSKNILIDHYRKKKPHLLDEVDLMENLLEDHLTPEKITMRKEIFDNVLSNISKEEKTIFLAKEYYGYKYEEISSLMGLPISTIKSRLFRVRKKILSTLERGESIE
- a CDS encoding NUDIX domain-containing protein; this translates as MSQDGIVLVASVSILNHGKVLMIKENKPNAVHKWNFPSGHIEYGEDIVYSAKREVKEETGLDVKLIGTTGVYNFISNTNNQVILFHFIGEITEGTLHLEEDEITDSRWIKTNDLLALEKKDLREPHVLKQIIHNIVEENIYSISVMNEQLFKS